The following nucleotide sequence is from bacterium.
CGGCGAGCGCGTGGTCCAGAAGCTCGCCGCGCAGCTCGACCGCAAGCAGCAGCACGAGGGGGTGCGCCGGATCTGGGCGCGCGCCCGCATCGCCGACCTCACCGACGAGGCGCTGCAGGCGGACGCGGTCCGGCAAGCCGACATCCGCGGCGAGATCAAGGCCACCGCGCTCACGCACGGGCTGGTCAGCGACTACACCGCCTTCGTCGCGGTCGACGCCACGCGCGTCACGGCGGGGGACGAGGGCGTGACCGTCGTGCAGCCGGTGCCGGTGCCCGAGGGGGTGCGCTACGACACCACGGTGGTGCCGTAGCGCCGGTGCGGAGCGGGGACGCGGGGCCCGCGCCCACGTGTTGCCGCTAGGCGGGGAAGCCCCTATCATGGCCGCGCCATGGCCGACGAACTCGCGCAGCGCTTCCCCGGCGTGCGCTTCTACAACCCTGCGCTCGTCGAGGTGCAGGAGGACGTCGCCATCGGCGCGGGCACGCGCGTCGGCACGTTCACGCTGATCCACGCCGGCGCCCGCATCGGCGCGGACTGCACGATCGGGTCGCACTGCAACATCCACCGCGCCGTGCTCGGCGACCGCGTCGCGATCCAGACCGGCTGCCACGTCACGCGCGGCGTGGTGATCGAGGACGACGCCTTCCTCGGCCCGGGGGTCGTCACGCTCAACGACAAGCTCCAGGGCGCGCCGCTGGCGTTCCCGCGCATTGGGCGGGCGGCCCGCGTCGGCGGCGGCAGCGTCATCCTGCCGGGGGTCGTCATCGGCGCCGGCGCGGTGGTCGGCGCCGGCAGCGTCGTGACGCGCGACGTTCCCGACGGCGCGGTCGTGCTCGGCAGCCCGGCGCGCCTGCGTCACCGCCCCGTCCCCGCGCCGGAATGAGCGCCGCCGCCGCGCGCCCGCCAGCGAGCCGGGACGCGAAAGTCATCGTCAACCTCGCACCGACCGGCGTGGTGCCCACGCGGGCGCTGACGCCGCACGTGCCGCTCGGCGTTCGCGAGATCGTGGCCGACGTCGCCCGCTGCGTGCGCCGGGGCGCCAACCTCGTGCACCTGCACGCGCGCGACGGCCGGGGGCGCCCCACATGGCGGCGCGAGGCGTACGCGCGGCTCATCGGCGGCATCCGCGAGCGGTTCCCCGACCTGCCCGTATGCGTGTCGCTCAGCGGCCGCGCCGGCGGGAGCATCGAGGAGCGCGCGGATGTACTGCGCCTCGGCGGCGACCTCAAGCCGGACCTGGCGAGCCTGACGCTCGGCTCGCTGAACTTCGCGCGGGAGGCGAGCGTCAACGACCCGGAGACGATCCGTCGCCTCGCCGAGCGCCTCGCGGAGCGCGGGATCAGGCCGGAGCTGGAGGTCTTCGACCTCGGGATGGTCAACTACGCGCGCTACCTCGCCGACCGCGGCTTGCTCACGCCGCCCTTCTATTTCAACCTGCTGCTCGGCAACGTCGCCACCGCGCAGGCGACGCCGGCGCACCTCGGGCAGATGATCGCGGGTCTGCCGGACGGCTCGGTCTGGACGGGTGCCGGCTTCGGGGAGCACCAGCTCCCGATGAACACGCTGGGGCTGCTCTACGGGAATGGCGCGCGCGTCGGCCTCGAGGACACGCTCTGGCTCGACGCCGGCAGACGCACGCTCGCGACCAACGAGATGCTCGTGGAGCGCGTCGCCGGCCTCGCCAGGACGTTCGGCAGGCGCATCGCGACGCAGGCGGAGGTGCGTACCCTGCTTGGTCTGATCCCGCGCTAGAGCGCCGACGCCCGCTTCAGTCCGCGGGCGGACGGGCGGAACCGAAGAGCGCGCGGCCGAGCGCCCGCAACGCGCCGCCGACCAGCGGCAGCCGGGTCGCGGCCGCCTGCAGCCGCAGCCCCGGCTCGCGCTGCATGCGCGCCAGCTCCCGCTGCGTTGCCGCCAGCAGCGCCTCAAGCCGCGCCTCCCGGTCGCGGCCGGCCGCCAGCGAGCGGCGCGCCTCGGCCAGCGCCTCCTGGGCCCGGTCCGCGGCGCGCCCGGTCTTGACCGCCGGCGCCAGCCAGCGCAGGTACGCGCCGGCGGCCGCCGCCAGGGCGGCCGGATCGGGGGGCGGGCGCGGGGCCGCCAGCACGGCCGCGTAGAGCGCGAGCAGCTCATCCAGGCGCCGTTGCAGATCGCCGGCGGTCCGCATCAGCGCCCGGACCCGTGTCGCGTCCGCCGCGTCGTAGCGGTCGATCTGGGCGCCGAGGTGCGCGGCCGTCGCGGGGTGCGTCAACGTCCGGAGTCCGAAGTTCTGCACGCGCAGCTCCTCGAAGGCGCCGCTCGTCACGAGCGGCCCGGCGCCGGCGAGGTCGCAGAGCACGACGGCGCAGCCGGTCGCCATCGCCTCCATCGCGGCGCGGGCCTTGGCGAAGACCAGGTCGTAGTCGCCGAGGACCTCCTCCGGCCGCTCGAGGACCCGCGTGCCAATCCCGGCCGCTTCCAGCGCGATCCCCCGCGCCGCGCAGGCCGCGCGGATCGCCGGCAGAAAGGTCCCCTCGCGCGCGGCGTTGCCGAAGGCCAGCGCCCGGCGCGGGCGCCCGGGCAGCGGCGGGCGGGGCGGAAAGCGCGCGAGGTCGACGAAGTTGTACAGGACGTCGACGTCCGCGGCGGGGATCCCGCACTCCTCGACGAGCCGGTCGCGGCAGGCGTGGTCGACCGCGACATGCCGCGCGACGCCGGGCAGTCGCGCCGGCAGTTCCTCCCATGCGGTCGCGGCGTGGCAGAAACTGATCACGGGCGCGCGCGGAAAGCGCAGGGAGGCGATCGTCGTCTCGAGGTGGTGGTG
It contains:
- a CDS encoding glycosyltransferase gives rise to the protein MGLKILFTNSALAVRAGTELWVRDVALGLRARGHAPAAFSTVLGAVAAELRGAGVPVADDLDALAHEPDLIHGHHHLETTIASLRFPRAPVISFCHAATAWEELPARLPGVARHVAVDHACRDRLVEECGIPAADVDVLYNFVDLARFPPRPPLPGRPRRALAFGNAAREGTFLPAIRAACAARGIALEAAGIGTRVLERPEEVLGDYDLVFAKARAAMEAMATGCAVVLCDLAGAGPLVTSGAFEELRVQNFGLRTLTHPATAAHLGAQIDRYDAADATRVRALMRTAGDLQRRLDELLALYAAVLAAPRPPPDPAALAAAAGAYLRWLAPAVKTGRAADRAQEALAEARRSLAAGRDREARLEALLAATQRELARMQREPGLRLQAAATRLPLVGGALRALGRALFGSARPPAD
- a CDS encoding 3-keto-5-aminohexanoate cleavage protein; translation: MSAAAARPPASRDAKVIVNLAPTGVVPTRALTPHVPLGVREIVADVARCVRRGANLVHLHARDGRGRPTWRREAYARLIGGIRERFPDLPVCVSLSGRAGGSIEERADVLRLGGDLKPDLASLTLGSLNFAREASVNDPETIRRLAERLAERGIRPELEVFDLGMVNYARYLADRGLLTPPFYFNLLLGNVATAQATPAHLGQMIAGLPDGSVWTGAGFGEHQLPMNTLGLLYGNGARVGLEDTLWLDAGRRTLATNEMLVERVAGLARTFGRRIATQAEVRTLLGLIPR
- a CDS encoding acyltransferase, encoding MADELAQRFPGVRFYNPALVEVQEDVAIGAGTRVGTFTLIHAGARIGADCTIGSHCNIHRAVLGDRVAIQTGCHVTRGVVIEDDAFLGPGVVTLNDKLQGAPLAFPRIGRAARVGGGSVILPGVVIGAGAVVGAGSVVTRDVPDGAVVLGSPARLRHRPVPAPE